Proteins encoded within one genomic window of Vulgatibacter sp.:
- a CDS encoding ATP-binding protein, translated as MRNRVGSIPRYLTGRALAEAAFVCLAYLVLGLASYRLTYAPELNLAGSWLPSGLSLAVLVSRKRERWPLLLLAVFVADALLLGSRGVDPAIVVGWSVADVVEPLVGATLIRRAMPTRGLPLLRAREVYLLGLYGTLAGPMAGTALALVTTLLAGEPPASILSFSLAWWGSAALGTASLAALLLAARPRILRAPPSRLAEAILLGSSLVVLTAQGFMLADVVARFVALGLAAFPVLAWAAIRFGPSGAAWGAAAISLLAVILTARGYGPFAELYTVQEYVRVVLVQALFALATITALLLAAMTAERRRAESLQRMLVDAGTILASISPLQDRVERALRRSVHTLGPTAIFWRSERPFVPEAFAQREGMAPPTGLRLAELAGAGPPEGLEQRCEGASCWLRLPVGTSSFNPAGVLAVEATTARRYFDPSETQAVEALGSRLALECERDRLLGESERLYRDAQEAVRVRDEFLSVASHELKTPLTPLATRLQMLQRRVRAGLPVDEAAIERAQASLGRLAWLINDLLDVTRIQAGTMEMQQRPISLTRIAENAVAATAPRDSGRIRFEAAGEVLVQGDPNRLEQVVSNLVDNALKYSSGEVVVAIRNEGTQAHLTVSDHGIGIPAEQLEQLFERFFRARNASSASYGGLGLGLYIVRDIVERHGGRIWAESAEGRGATFHVSLPVLHAAAFQTEKEARGARQLH; from the coding sequence TTGCGCAACCGAGTCGGCAGCATCCCGCGATACCTCACCGGCAGAGCCCTCGCCGAAGCGGCGTTCGTCTGTCTCGCCTACCTGGTGCTCGGCCTGGCGAGCTACCGCCTGACCTATGCGCCGGAGCTCAACCTGGCGGGCTCGTGGTTGCCCAGCGGTCTCTCGCTCGCCGTGCTGGTCTCGCGGAAGCGGGAGCGCTGGCCGCTGCTGCTCCTCGCGGTCTTCGTCGCGGACGCGCTCCTCCTCGGCTCCAGGGGCGTCGACCCGGCGATCGTCGTGGGCTGGTCTGTCGCCGACGTGGTGGAACCCCTGGTGGGCGCGACCCTGATCCGGCGGGCGATGCCCACCCGCGGGCTGCCGCTCCTGCGGGCGCGCGAGGTCTACCTGCTCGGCCTCTACGGCACGCTCGCAGGGCCGATGGCGGGGACGGCGCTCGCGCTCGTGACGACGCTGCTGGCAGGTGAGCCTCCCGCTTCGATCCTGAGCTTCTCCCTCGCCTGGTGGGGCAGCGCCGCCCTCGGAACGGCGAGCCTCGCGGCGCTGCTCCTCGCCGCCCGACCGCGGATCCTGCGGGCGCCGCCGTCCCGGCTGGCGGAGGCGATCCTCCTCGGCTCGAGCCTCGTCGTGCTCACCGCGCAGGGGTTCATGCTCGCAGACGTGGTGGCCCGCTTCGTCGCCCTGGGGCTCGCAGCCTTTCCCGTCCTCGCCTGGGCGGCGATCCGCTTCGGCCCCAGCGGCGCAGCGTGGGGCGCTGCGGCAATCTCCCTGCTGGCGGTGATCCTCACCGCCCGCGGGTACGGGCCCTTCGCCGAACTCTACACCGTGCAGGAGTATGTGCGGGTGGTGCTGGTGCAGGCCCTCTTCGCGCTGGCCACCATCACCGCGCTGCTCCTCGCCGCGATGACCGCGGAGCGCCGGCGGGCGGAGAGCCTGCAGCGGATGCTGGTCGACGCCGGCACGATCCTCGCCTCGATTTCCCCGCTGCAGGACCGGGTGGAGCGGGCGCTGCGGCGCTCGGTGCACACGCTGGGCCCCACGGCGATCTTCTGGCGCAGCGAGCGCCCCTTCGTCCCGGAGGCCTTCGCGCAGCGCGAGGGCATGGCGCCTCCCACGGGGCTGCGCCTCGCCGAGCTCGCAGGAGCGGGCCCGCCCGAAGGGCTGGAGCAGCGCTGCGAGGGGGCCTCCTGTTGGCTGCGCCTGCCCGTGGGCACCTCGAGCTTCAACCCCGCTGGCGTCCTCGCGGTGGAGGCGACGACCGCCCGCCGCTATTTCGACCCCTCCGAGACGCAAGCGGTCGAGGCGCTGGGCAGCCGCCTCGCCCTCGAGTGCGAGAGGGACCGGCTCCTCGGCGAATCGGAGCGCCTCTACCGCGACGCGCAGGAGGCGGTACGGGTCCGGGACGAATTCCTCTCCGTCGCCTCGCATGAGCTGAAGACGCCGCTCACGCCCCTTGCCACGCGCCTGCAGATGCTCCAGCGCCGGGTGCGCGCCGGCCTGCCGGTGGACGAAGCCGCCATCGAACGGGCCCAGGCAAGCCTCGGGCGCCTCGCCTGGCTGATCAACGATCTGCTCGACGTGACCCGGATCCAGGCGGGCACGATGGAGATGCAGCAGCGGCCCATCTCTCTCACCCGGATCGCCGAGAACGCCGTGGCCGCCACCGCGCCGCGGGATTCCGGGCGGATCCGCTTCGAGGCCGCGGGGGAGGTGCTGGTGCAGGGTGATCCCAACCGCCTCGAGCAGGTGGTCTCCAACCTGGTCGACAACGCGCTCAAATACAGCAGCGGCGAGGTGGTCGTCGCCATCCGGAACGAAGGGACGCAGGCCCACCTCACCGTGAGCGACCACGGCATCGGCATCCCAGCGGAGCAGCTCGAGCAGCTCTTCGAGCGCTTCTTCCGGGCGAGGAACGCGTCGTCTGCCTCCTACGGCGGGCTCGGCCTCGGGCTCTACATCGTGCGCGACATCGTGGAGCGGCATGGGGGCAGGATCTGGGCCGAGAGCGCCGAGGGCAGGGGCGCCACCTTCCACGTCTCCCTGCCGGTGCTCCATGCGGCGGCGTTCCAGACGGAGAAGGAGGCACGGGGCGCACGCCAGCTGCATTGA
- a CDS encoding acylphosphatase, translating into MVRVELKIIGRVQGVFYRASAQRAAEERGLLGWVRNTGDGAVEAVVEGPRPQVEDFVAWCRQGPVGARVDEVEANWSPARAEFSDFRVRR; encoded by the coding sequence ATGGTGCGCGTCGAGCTCAAGATCATCGGCAGGGTGCAGGGCGTCTTCTACCGGGCCAGCGCGCAGCGGGCAGCGGAGGAGCGCGGCCTCCTCGGATGGGTGCGCAACACCGGCGACGGGGCGGTGGAAGCGGTGGTCGAGGGCCCCAGGCCGCAGGTCGAGGACTTCGTCGCCTGGTGCAGGCAGGGCCCTGTCGGCGCACGGGTCGACGAGGTGGAGGCCAACTGGTCTCCCGCCCGGGCGGAGTTCTCGGACTTCCGCGTCCGGCGCTGA
- the ligA gene encoding NAD-dependent DNA ligase LigA, producing the protein MAAKSSSPEVSRRVEELREEIRDHDHRYYVLDQPIISDAAYDKLSRELQELEAAHPELRTPDSPTQRVGGAPAPGFAKVVHRRPMLSLANVFDEGELEDFDAGLRRRLDLGEGQPIRYTCEPKFDGLAVELIYEEGRFVQGSTRGDGEVGEDVTGNLRTIRSVPLRLHGTAPARLEVRGEVVMFKRDFAALNRRQEEAGEKVFANPRNAAAGSLRQLDPKITASRPLTFFAYEVGESTEAFACHEEKLRRLAALGFKESGAWRIASGVEELKSYWKSILEQRHELPYEVDGVVVKVDDEDLRARLGQVSKSPRWAVAYKFPPEEETTRVEKIDVQVGRTGVLTPVAHLVPVRVGGVMVARATLHNEDELRRKDVRVGDRVVVRRAGDVIPEVVKVVVEVRTGREEPFEFPKTCPACGAEVTREVLEEDESGKSVKLAAAWRCTNSACPAQLKERLRHFVSRRAMDIEGLGNELVEQLVEKGHVRDFADIYRLGAEDWSNLDRVVGEETYKIGPKVGQKLADGVERSKHVPLRRFYNALGIRGVNEAFAAVLAKRYPAVDALVRADKAELELLPGVGPTRASWIRQFFDREENREVIRHLLEVGVEPQPEAAVQTGGAFAGKTVVLTGTLAAFSRDQAKAEIERRGGKVSGSVSKKTDLVVAGADAGSKRKKAQELGVAVVDEAGFVEMLGG; encoded by the coding sequence ATGGCCGCAAAGAGCAGCAGCCCCGAGGTCAGCCGGCGAGTGGAGGAGCTCCGGGAGGAGATCCGCGACCACGATCACCGGTACTACGTTCTCGACCAGCCGATCATTTCCGACGCGGCCTACGACAAGCTCTCCCGCGAGCTGCAGGAGCTGGAAGCGGCGCATCCCGAGCTGCGCACCCCCGACTCGCCGACGCAGCGGGTGGGCGGCGCGCCGGCGCCCGGCTTCGCGAAGGTGGTCCACCGCAGGCCGATGCTCTCCCTGGCCAACGTCTTCGACGAGGGCGAGCTGGAAGATTTCGACGCGGGGCTGCGGCGGCGCCTCGACCTCGGTGAGGGGCAGCCGATCCGCTACACCTGCGAGCCGAAATTCGACGGCCTCGCCGTAGAGCTGATCTACGAGGAGGGGCGCTTCGTCCAGGGCTCGACCCGCGGCGACGGGGAGGTCGGGGAGGACGTGACCGGCAACCTGCGTACGATCCGCTCCGTTCCGCTCCGCCTCCACGGCACCGCCCCCGCCCGCCTCGAGGTCCGGGGCGAGGTGGTGATGTTCAAGAGGGACTTCGCGGCGCTCAACCGGCGGCAGGAGGAGGCGGGGGAGAAGGTCTTCGCCAACCCGCGCAACGCCGCGGCCGGATCGCTGCGCCAGCTCGATCCGAAGATCACCGCGAGCCGGCCGCTCACCTTCTTCGCCTACGAGGTGGGCGAGAGCACCGAGGCCTTCGCGTGCCACGAGGAGAAGCTCCGCCGCCTCGCAGCGCTCGGCTTCAAGGAGAGCGGCGCCTGGCGCATCGCCTCCGGCGTCGAGGAGCTGAAGAGCTACTGGAAGTCGATCCTCGAGCAGCGCCACGAGCTGCCCTACGAGGTCGACGGCGTGGTGGTGAAGGTCGACGACGAAGATCTCCGGGCGCGCCTGGGCCAGGTCTCGAAGAGCCCGCGCTGGGCAGTCGCCTACAAATTTCCCCCGGAGGAGGAGACCACCCGCGTCGAGAAGATCGACGTGCAGGTGGGACGCACGGGGGTCCTCACGCCGGTGGCGCACCTCGTCCCGGTCCGCGTCGGCGGCGTGATGGTGGCGCGCGCCACGCTGCACAACGAGGACGAGCTCCGGCGCAAGGACGTGCGCGTCGGCGATCGCGTGGTCGTGCGCCGGGCGGGCGACGTGATCCCCGAGGTGGTCAAGGTCGTCGTCGAGGTGCGGACCGGGCGGGAGGAGCCGTTCGAGTTCCCGAAGACCTGCCCCGCCTGCGGCGCCGAGGTGACGCGGGAGGTCCTCGAAGAGGACGAATCCGGCAAGTCGGTGAAGCTCGCTGCGGCCTGGCGCTGCACCAACAGCGCGTGCCCCGCCCAGCTGAAGGAAAGGCTGCGCCACTTCGTCTCGCGACGCGCGATGGACATCGAGGGGCTCGGCAACGAGCTGGTGGAGCAGCTCGTCGAGAAGGGCCACGTCCGCGACTTCGCCGACATCTACCGCCTCGGCGCGGAGGATTGGTCCAACCTCGACCGGGTGGTCGGTGAGGAGACCTACAAGATCGGGCCGAAGGTCGGGCAGAAGCTGGCCGACGGCGTCGAGCGCAGCAAGCACGTTCCCCTGCGGCGCTTCTACAACGCGCTCGGCATTCGCGGCGTCAACGAGGCGTTTGCCGCGGTCCTCGCGAAGCGCTACCCCGCCGTCGACGCGCTGGTGCGCGCGGACAAGGCGGAGCTCGAGCTCCTGCCCGGTGTCGGGCCCACGCGCGCCTCCTGGATCCGGCAGTTCTTCGATCGCGAGGAGAACCGGGAGGTGATCCGCCACCTCCTCGAGGTCGGCGTCGAGCCGCAGCCCGAGGCGGCGGTGCAGACCGGCGGCGCCTTCGCCGGCAAGACGGTGGTGCTCACCGGCACCCTCGCCGCCTTTAGCCGCGATCAGGCCAAGGCGGAGATCGAGCGGCGCGGCGGCAAGGTCTCGGGCTCGGTGTCGAAGAAGACCGACCTCGTCGTCGCCGGAGCGGACGCGGGCTCCAAGCGCAAGAAGGCGCAGGAGCTCGGTGTCGCCGTCGTCGACGAGGCGGGATTCGTGGAGATGCTCGGAGGCTGA
- a CDS encoding TIGR03960 family B12-binding radical SAM protein, with translation MKDFRPVDADHLILQAQKPTRYVGGEVNAIQKDLRAAEVTWALAFPDVYEVGMSNLGFRVLYHVLNRRPETAAERTFMPWTDMAGMMRKAGMPLFTLESRAPVRDFDIVGITLQFELCYTTVLGLLDLAGIPLLAKDRRRDDPLVIGGGPCAYSPEPVAPFFDLFVVGEAEEVVHEINDLFLAWKREGGSREELLWELAEIRGVYVPSLFDYDFEHGGPIRAIRPRKPGYTKATRRVVPDLNTAPFYEKPVLPFMQTIHDRLPIEIQRGCTRGCRFCQVGMLTRPTRQRDPKEVLRLAKRGLETTGYEEVSFLSLSAGDYQCLNGMLEDFFEEFAPDKISVGIPSLRTETMNERLAQQIRRVRKGGFTVAPEAASERMRRVINKGNEESDLLHAVETIFGAGWDLVKFYFMIGLPTERDEDVLAIGEVAHKALRMGRKHTNRATIHVGVSTFVPKPFTPFQWEPHLTVSETRRKQRLLREAFGPSRSIDFKYPDAEGSEIEAFLCLGDRRVATAILAAYRMGQVLDGWGEFFSHERWRKAAYEMEKEWGVGLDFFAHRERGRDEILPWDTIDCEVTKPYLWRERERSHDAAEIEVPDCAIVPCHVCGACDYEVVKNRVYDPRDYLHEDGTPYELGPLQLSENARRAAEKDRGTRVVQAVAQGAVALPILAEEQPGPATAAAQRLVAKVGKMEERLAALEAAPQEKKAPEVHAPQHWYRLRYAKTGRAIALSHLETSYAVSRALRRAQLPISFSEGFNPRPRLSFGPALPVGVESEAEYLDLALSEPLLPAELEERLGAQLPAGFRLVEVGEIPRNATALQAAIEAFEYRVAFPAGFACDLPAAVAAFAANGATISRERPASKSKGTRRGARHAHAQVKEVDLKAIVGDLVVDGAREVTFRVRNDPGGSARPTEVIAAVFGGGSVPEGVRIRKESVRFG, from the coding sequence ATGAAGGATTTCCGCCCGGTCGACGCCGACCACCTGATCCTGCAGGCGCAGAAGCCCACGCGCTACGTGGGCGGCGAGGTGAACGCGATCCAGAAGGACCTCCGCGCAGCCGAGGTCACCTGGGCGCTCGCCTTCCCGGACGTCTACGAGGTGGGTATGAGCAACCTCGGCTTCCGGGTGCTCTACCACGTGCTCAACCGCCGCCCCGAGACCGCCGCCGAGCGCACGTTCATGCCCTGGACCGACATGGCGGGGATGATGCGGAAGGCGGGTATGCCGCTCTTCACCCTGGAGAGCCGGGCCCCGGTCCGCGACTTCGACATCGTCGGGATCACCCTGCAATTCGAGCTCTGCTACACCACCGTGCTCGGCCTGCTCGATCTCGCCGGCATCCCCCTGCTCGCGAAGGACCGCCGTCGCGACGACCCGCTCGTGATCGGCGGCGGTCCCTGCGCCTACTCGCCGGAGCCGGTCGCCCCCTTCTTCGATCTCTTCGTGGTGGGCGAAGCGGAGGAGGTGGTCCACGAGATCAACGACCTCTTCCTCGCCTGGAAGCGCGAGGGTGGCAGCCGCGAGGAGCTTCTCTGGGAGCTCGCCGAGATCCGCGGCGTCTACGTCCCCTCGCTCTTCGACTACGACTTCGAGCACGGCGGTCCGATCCGCGCGATCCGGCCCCGCAAGCCGGGCTACACGAAGGCGACGCGGCGGGTCGTCCCCGACCTCAACACCGCGCCCTTCTACGAGAAGCCGGTGCTCCCCTTCATGCAGACGATCCACGATCGCCTGCCGATCGAGATCCAGCGCGGCTGCACCCGCGGCTGCCGCTTCTGCCAGGTGGGCATGCTCACCCGCCCCACCCGCCAGCGCGATCCCAAGGAGGTGCTGCGCCTGGCGAAGCGCGGCCTCGAGACCACCGGCTACGAGGAGGTGAGCTTCCTCTCCCTCTCCGCCGGCGACTACCAATGCCTGAACGGCATGCTCGAGGATTTCTTCGAGGAGTTCGCCCCCGACAAGATTTCGGTGGGCATCCCCTCGCTGCGCACCGAGACGATGAACGAGCGCCTCGCCCAGCAGATCCGGCGGGTGCGCAAGGGCGGCTTCACCGTGGCGCCCGAGGCGGCGAGCGAGCGGATGCGCCGCGTGATCAACAAGGGGAACGAGGAGTCCGATCTCCTCCACGCGGTGGAGACGATCTTCGGCGCCGGCTGGGACCTGGTGAAGTTCTACTTCATGATCGGCCTGCCCACCGAGCGGGACGAGGACGTGCTCGCCATCGGCGAGGTGGCCCACAAGGCGCTGCGCATGGGGCGCAAGCACACCAACCGCGCCACGATCCACGTCGGCGTCTCCACCTTCGTCCCCAAGCCCTTCACCCCCTTCCAGTGGGAGCCACATCTCACGGTCTCCGAGACGCGGCGCAAGCAGCGCCTGCTCCGCGAGGCGTTCGGCCCCAGCCGCAGCATCGACTTCAAATATCCCGACGCGGAGGGCTCGGAGATCGAGGCCTTCCTCTGCCTCGGCGATCGCCGCGTCGCCACCGCGATCCTCGCCGCCTACCGCATGGGCCAGGTCCTCGACGGCTGGGGCGAGTTCTTCTCCCACGAGCGCTGGCGCAAGGCGGCGTACGAGATGGAGAAGGAGTGGGGCGTGGGACTCGACTTCTTCGCCCACCGCGAGCGCGGCCGCGACGAGATCCTCCCCTGGGACACCATCGACTGCGAGGTGACCAAACCCTACCTCTGGCGCGAGCGCGAGCGCAGCCACGACGCCGCGGAGATCGAGGTGCCGGATTGCGCCATCGTTCCCTGCCACGTCTGCGGCGCCTGCGACTACGAGGTGGTGAAGAACCGGGTCTACGATCCGCGCGATTACCTCCACGAGGACGGCACGCCCTACGAGCTGGGGCCGCTGCAGCTCTCCGAGAACGCGCGCCGCGCAGCCGAGAAGGACCGCGGCACCCGCGTGGTGCAGGCGGTGGCGCAGGGCGCTGTCGCGCTCCCGATCCTCGCCGAGGAGCAGCCCGGACCCGCCACCGCTGCGGCGCAGCGGCTGGTGGCGAAGGTGGGCAAGATGGAAGAGCGCCTCGCGGCGCTGGAGGCGGCGCCGCAGGAGAAGAAGGCGCCGGAGGTCCACGCGCCGCAGCATTGGTACCGGCTGCGCTACGCCAAGACCGGCCGCGCCATCGCGCTCTCGCACCTCGAGACGAGCTACGCCGTCTCGCGGGCGCTGCGCCGGGCGCAGCTGCCGATCTCCTTCTCCGAGGGCTTCAACCCGAGGCCGCGCCTCTCCTTCGGCCCCGCGCTGCCGGTGGGCGTGGAGAGCGAGGCGGAGTACCTCGACCTCGCCCTCTCCGAGCCGCTCCTGCCCGCAGAGCTGGAGGAGCGCCTCGGCGCCCAGCTCCCCGCCGGCTTCCGCCTCGTCGAGGTCGGGGAGATCCCCCGGAACGCGACGGCGCTGCAGGCCGCCATCGAGGCGTTCGAATACCGCGTCGCCTTCCCGGCGGGCTTCGCCTGTGATCTGCCCGCAGCAGTGGCGGCCTTCGCCGCGAACGGCGCCACCATCTCCCGCGAGCGCCCCGCCTCGAAGAGCAAGGGGACGCGGCGCGGCGCCCGGCATGCGCACGCGCAGGTGAAGGAGGTCGACCTCAAGGCGATCGTCGGCGACCTCGTCGTCGACGGCGCGCGGGAGGTGACCTTCCGGGTCCGCAACGATCCGGGTGGCAGCGCCAGGCCCACCGAGGTGATCGCCGCGGTCTTCGGCGGCGGCTCGGTGCCGGAGGGCGTGCGGATCCGCAAGGAGTCGGTGCGCTTCGGCTGA
- the rho gene encoding transcription termination factor Rho → MTDRSSEAPARAPRARRAAAAKDEAATTTSRRRAAAPAAAPAVVEGEAAAAETTAEVQAPAKPRRTRKPAAAAAAAEAAPVAAGPAAEAPAPIAAETVEATPAPVPGAAAPAPAPAPAPAEIEPLVVAEPVSAERREAQAGAARAEQRPERREARQQRGPKPVIPAPTSTAVGVPERRGRRGERGRRGERGERPQVVYDIEEDEAAAAEAAEELTGDEVVINLTELKRLKTAQLARMAQDLGVEAPGGMRKQDLIFEILQAQAVKRGRVYGEGTLEVLPDGFGFLRSPDFSYLPGPDDIYVSPSQIRRFNLRTGDTISGQVRQPKEGERYFALLKVESINYAAPEENAQKVLFDNLTPLYPNEKLHLEHEQAEVTTRIIDLLVPIGKGQRCLIVAPPRAGKTVLLQNIAHAITSNHADVHLIVLLIDERPEEVTDMERTVKGEVISSTFDEPATRHVAVAEMVIEKAKRLAENGKDVVILLDSITRLARAYNAVVPPSGKILSGGVDSNALHKPKRFFGAARNIEEGGSLTIIGTALVDTGSRMDEVIFEEFKGTGNSEIVLDRKLMEKRIFPTLDINKSGTRKEELLMDQMTLNRVWVLRQLLHPLSPIDSMEFLLSKVRGTTSNKEFLDSMAR, encoded by the coding sequence GTGACCGATCGTTCCTCCGAAGCTCCCGCACGTGCGCCGCGGGCCCGCAGGGCCGCCGCTGCGAAGGATGAGGCTGCGACCACCACCTCCCGCCGCCGTGCCGCTGCCCCTGCAGCGGCGCCCGCCGTCGTCGAGGGCGAGGCCGCCGCCGCAGAGACCACCGCAGAGGTCCAGGCCCCGGCGAAGCCCCGCCGCACCCGCAAGCCGGCTGCAGCCGCTGCGGCGGCGGAGGCCGCACCCGTCGCTGCCGGGCCTGCTGCAGAAGCGCCTGCGCCGATCGCGGCGGAGACCGTGGAGGCGACGCCGGCACCTGTCCCTGGGGCCGCGGCTCCCGCTCCGGCGCCCGCTCCCGCTCCCGCGGAAATCGAGCCGCTCGTCGTTGCCGAGCCCGTGTCGGCGGAGCGCCGCGAGGCGCAGGCCGGCGCGGCGCGGGCCGAGCAGCGTCCCGAGCGTCGCGAGGCACGGCAGCAGCGCGGACCGAAGCCCGTGATCCCCGCGCCGACCTCCACCGCGGTGGGGGTCCCCGAGCGGCGGGGACGCCGCGGCGAGCGCGGCAGGCGCGGGGAGCGCGGCGAACGTCCCCAGGTCGTCTACGACATCGAGGAGGACGAGGCAGCAGCTGCCGAGGCTGCCGAGGAGCTCACCGGCGACGAGGTGGTGATCAACCTCACCGAGCTCAAGCGCCTCAAGACGGCGCAGCTCGCGCGCATGGCGCAGGACCTCGGCGTCGAGGCGCCGGGCGGCATGCGCAAGCAGGACCTCATCTTCGAGATCCTCCAGGCGCAGGCGGTCAAGCGGGGCCGCGTCTACGGCGAGGGCACCCTCGAGGTGCTGCCCGACGGCTTCGGCTTCCTCCGCTCGCCCGATTTTTCCTACCTGCCCGGTCCCGACGACATCTACGTGTCGCCCTCGCAGATCCGCCGCTTCAACCTGCGGACCGGCGACACGATCAGCGGCCAGGTGCGCCAGCCCAAGGAAGGCGAGCGCTACTTCGCGCTGCTCAAGGTCGAGTCGATCAACTACGCGGCGCCCGAGGAGAACGCGCAGAAGGTCCTCTTCGACAACCTCACGCCGCTCTATCCGAACGAGAAGCTCCACCTCGAGCACGAGCAGGCCGAGGTGACCACGCGGATCATCGACCTGCTCGTGCCGATCGGTAAGGGCCAGCGCTGCCTCATCGTGGCGCCGCCCCGCGCCGGCAAGACGGTGCTGCTGCAGAACATCGCCCACGCGATCACCTCGAACCACGCCGACGTGCACCTCATCGTGCTGCTCATCGACGAGCGGCCCGAGGAAGTGACCGACATGGAGCGGACGGTGAAGGGCGAGGTGATCAGCTCGACCTTCGACGAGCCGGCGACCCGCCACGTGGCGGTGGCCGAGATGGTGATCGAGAAGGCCAAGCGCCTCGCCGAGAACGGCAAGGACGTGGTGATCCTCCTCGACTCGATCACGCGCCTGGCCCGCGCCTACAACGCGGTGGTGCCGCCCTCCGGCAAGATCCTCTCCGGTGGCGTGGACTCCAACGCCCTCCACAAGCCCAAGCGCTTCTTCGGCGCGGCCCGCAACATCGAGGAGGGCGGCTCGCTCACGATCATCGGCACCGCGCTCGTCGACACCGGATCGCGCATGGACGAGGTGATCTTCGAGGAGTTCAAGGGCACCGGCAACTCGGAGATCGTCCTCGACCGCAAGCTGATGGAGAAGCGGATCTTCCCGACCCTCGACATCAACAAGTCGGGCACCCGCAAGGAAGAGCTCCTCATGGACCAGATGACCCTGAACCGGGTCTGGGTCCTCCGGCAGCTCCTCCACCCGCTCTCCCCGATCGACTCGATGGAGTTCCTGCTTTCGAAGGTGCGCGGCACCACGTCGAACAAGGAATTCCTCGACTCGATGGCCCGCTGA